A region from the Luteolibacter flavescens genome encodes:
- a CDS encoding zinc-binding dehydrogenase, with product MNTERSGGRALAAVFSGHGEPFRLEEFPVPLPGRGEVLVDVTCSTICGSDLHTWHGRRQEPVPCVLGHEIVGRIVAFGPGAPRIDLRGELLHEGDRITWTLAASCGECFFCTRGVPQKCEHLFKYGHSAIAPGREFSGGFAEFCLLTAGTGIVKLPDEMPDALAAPANCAVATVAAAFRLAGPVEGATVAIFGCGVLGLNATAMARHLGAAQVVTCDLDAARAEAAGRFGSQFFFQPADLQAGLRDVTRGRGADVTMEFSGSSIAASGAIAATRTGGVSVIAGTTTPGGRVELDPNDLVRRMLTIRGLHNYAPSDLVTAIDFLTGTSGRVPFNSLQGESYPLAEIEAAFESSGRHAGLRTAVIP from the coding sequence ATGAACACCGAACGCTCCGGCGGCCGCGCCCTCGCCGCCGTATTCTCCGGTCATGGCGAACCTTTCCGCCTCGAAGAGTTCCCGGTGCCGCTGCCAGGCCGCGGCGAGGTGCTGGTGGACGTGACCTGCAGCACCATCTGCGGCAGCGACCTGCACACCTGGCATGGCCGCCGGCAGGAGCCGGTGCCCTGCGTGCTGGGGCATGAGATCGTCGGGCGCATCGTTGCTTTCGGTCCCGGTGCCCCGCGCATCGACCTGCGGGGCGAGTTGCTGCACGAGGGAGACCGCATCACGTGGACGCTCGCCGCCTCGTGTGGGGAGTGCTTCTTCTGCACGCGCGGCGTCCCGCAGAAGTGCGAGCATCTTTTCAAATACGGCCACAGCGCGATCGCCCCGGGGCGTGAGTTCAGCGGTGGCTTCGCCGAGTTCTGCCTGCTCACCGCGGGCACCGGCATCGTGAAGCTGCCGGATGAAATGCCGGACGCTCTCGCTGCCCCGGCGAATTGCGCGGTCGCCACGGTCGCCGCCGCCTTCCGTCTCGCCGGTCCCGTCGAGGGTGCGACGGTCGCCATCTTCGGCTGCGGCGTGCTGGGCCTGAATGCCACGGCGATGGCCCGCCATCTCGGCGCGGCGCAGGTCGTAACCTGTGATCTCGACGCCGCACGTGCGGAGGCTGCCGGGCGATTCGGCTCGCAGTTCTTCTTCCAGCCCGCCGACTTGCAAGCGGGACTGCGCGACGTGACCCGTGGCCGAGGCGCTGATGTGACGATGGAATTCTCCGGCTCGTCCATTGCGGCAAGTGGCGCCATCGCCGCCACCCGTACCGGCGGCGTCTCGGTCATCGCCGGGACCACCACACCGGGAGGAAGGGTGGAGCTCGATCCGAATGACCTCGTTCGCCGCATGCTCACCATCCGTGGCCTGCACAACTACGCGCCCAGCGATCTCGTCACGGCCATCGATTTCCTCACCGGGACTTCAGGCCGTGTGCCTTTCAATTCGCTGCAGGGAGAGAGCTATCCTCTCGCGGAAATCGAGGCGGCCTTCGAGTCATCCGGCCGTCACGCCGGCCTGCGCACCGCGGTGATTCCTTGA
- a CDS encoding LamG domain-containing protein, which yields MTRFSLIACLLFPALVLADDLPSRSLVLDLDAAKGVTLEDGGRVSMWTNQAPGAAAKDFVKRDEGRAKPGSGRPIIVRNIPSLGGKPALDFRQQELVCMDEDAFDGLTTGKGHTWITVMSVHEQRLGLKDVNSFFGNLRNDGNYEGLWGCLNDNNTLWCGLRNGITFGRFDENNTQVMGPKLETGRYYIIAGRMAAGTGQVAMELYVDSPVAVAKGQSPVSAKANPSRMTIGQERDAIQHPGVESFDGRIARFLIWERPLDDRELAAAFATLKSGYSLK from the coding sequence GTGACGCGCTTCTCCCTCATCGCCTGCCTGCTATTTCCCGCGCTTGTGCTCGCGGATGACTTGCCATCCCGCTCGCTGGTTCTTGATCTGGATGCGGCGAAAGGCGTGACACTGGAAGACGGCGGGCGGGTGTCCATGTGGACGAACCAAGCCCCCGGTGCCGCGGCGAAGGACTTCGTGAAGCGTGACGAAGGCCGCGCGAAACCCGGCTCGGGCAGGCCGATCATCGTGAGAAACATTCCCTCGCTCGGTGGCAAGCCCGCGCTCGATTTCCGCCAGCAGGAGCTGGTCTGCATGGATGAGGACGCCTTCGACGGCCTCACGACTGGGAAGGGCCACACGTGGATCACGGTGATGTCCGTCCACGAGCAACGTTTGGGTCTGAAGGATGTGAATTCCTTCTTCGGAAATCTCCGCAACGATGGGAACTACGAGGGCCTGTGGGGCTGCCTGAATGACAACAACACGCTGTGGTGCGGCCTTCGCAATGGAATCACCTTCGGTCGATTCGACGAGAACAACACGCAGGTCATGGGGCCGAAGCTGGAGACAGGCCGTTACTACATCATCGCCGGGCGCATGGCTGCCGGGACGGGGCAGGTGGCGATGGAGCTTTACGTGGACTCGCCGGTCGCCGTGGCGAAAGGGCAGTCACCGGTCTCGGCAAAGGCGAATCCCTCGCGGATGACCATCGGGCAGGAACGCGATGCCATCCAGCATCCCGGTGTCGAGTCCTTCGACGGTCGCATCGCCCGCTTCCTCATCTGGGAGAGACCGCTGGATGACCGGGAACTCGCCGCGGCCTTTGCCACGCTGAAGTCCGGCTACTCGCTCAAATAG
- a CDS encoding cupin domain-containing protein — MNLVELASRIKAARMSKGYTLDRVAEISGLGKGLLSKVENFRVTPSLPTLAKICEALGMSLSELFEGLDEKPKLSITRVADRREIERDRDQSDICYHALAHGRPDRNMDPFVLDVPAGGGRREPMPHEGEEFLIVLKGGVSFEYNGEVHQLKEGDSAYFDAEVDHRVFNPAARDAKVLCVFLGRPM, encoded by the coding sequence ATGAACCTCGTCGAACTGGCGTCCCGGATCAAGGCAGCCCGCATGTCGAAGGGCTACACGCTCGACCGCGTGGCGGAGATCTCCGGCCTCGGCAAGGGCCTGCTGTCAAAGGTGGAGAATTTCCGCGTGACGCCTTCCCTGCCGACCTTGGCAAAGATCTGCGAAGCACTCGGCATGAGCCTGTCCGAGCTCTTCGAGGGGCTGGATGAAAAGCCGAAGCTGAGCATCACCCGCGTCGCCGATCGCAGGGAGATCGAGCGGGATCGCGACCAGTCCGACATCTGCTACCACGCGCTGGCCCACGGCAGGCCGGACCGGAACATGGACCCCTTCGTCCTCGACGTGCCCGCCGGTGGCGGACGCCGCGAGCCGATGCCTCACGAGGGCGAGGAATTCCTGATCGTGCTGAAGGGCGGCGTTTCCTTCGAATACAACGGCGAGGTGCACCAGCTCAAGGAGGGCGACTCCGCCTACTTCGATGCCGAGGTGGACCACCGCGTCTTCAATCCCGCCGCGCGGGACGCGAAGGTGCTGTGCGTCTTCCTCGGTCGCCCGATGTGA
- a CDS encoding DUF2220 domain-containing protein produces MKTQLPLWLQELHRQWLAARGKQLAKKARAFSRDWERLLEDSGITSAEDIATAGREAARLHDEGRITLTRHKYRRYLIEKIALPLSSEEWLRGIFGSPVPEDLRQQSLMHLEEATARQHSRFQESWQAWIEAIRMAFADGKRLRPLAWQHPDLVRRLLDLTFDISSTQWPDGCLIREASVGLGLETKQLERSRRIIESCLTSMFRRPMSLDMLGIVGSAPRIEIAGELTLHFPDGQTRRAEELRGSYHLGSDLLEALRASTPSKRILTIENTKTTLRRIASLDAGKETLILACAYPSEGLRRILALLPQDLPIHHFGDTDPAGYQILSRLRRVAGRPVTAFLMHRREASKPVPLTDYDRAILPALLADPLLEDVRPSLEAIATSGDKGDFEQETLGKPDLEEWPFHRSHPAAPASP; encoded by the coding sequence GTGAAAACTCAACTTCCCCTGTGGCTCCAGGAACTGCACCGGCAGTGGCTTGCGGCCCGGGGGAAGCAGCTTGCGAAGAAGGCTCGTGCATTCTCAAGGGATTGGGAGCGCTTGTTAGAAGACTCAGGCATCACCTCCGCGGAGGACATCGCCACTGCGGGGCGCGAGGCGGCGAGGCTCCACGATGAGGGCAGGATCACGCTGACCCGGCACAAGTATCGGCGCTACCTGATCGAGAAGATCGCCCTCCCCTTGTCGTCCGAGGAGTGGCTGCGCGGGATCTTTGGCTCGCCCGTTCCGGAGGATCTGCGGCAGCAGAGCCTGATGCATTTGGAAGAAGCGACTGCAAGGCAGCACTCTCGTTTCCAAGAAAGCTGGCAGGCGTGGATCGAAGCGATCCGCATGGCCTTCGCGGATGGCAAGAGATTGCGCCCGCTGGCATGGCAACATCCCGATCTCGTTCGCCGCTTGCTCGATCTCACCTTTGACATCTCCTCAACTCAATGGCCGGACGGATGCCTCATCCGCGAGGCCAGCGTCGGACTCGGACTAGAGACGAAGCAACTCGAACGCTCCCGCCGCATCATCGAGTCCTGCCTGACATCGATGTTCCGGCGCCCGATGTCACTCGACATGCTCGGCATCGTCGGGAGCGCACCACGAATCGAGATTGCCGGCGAACTGACGCTGCACTTCCCGGATGGACAGACGCGACGAGCCGAAGAGCTCCGTGGCTCGTATCATCTCGGCTCCGACCTGTTAGAAGCGCTGCGGGCCAGCACACCCTCCAAGCGCATCCTCACCATCGAGAACACCAAGACCACCCTGCGCCGGATCGCATCGCTGGATGCCGGCAAGGAAACGCTCATCCTCGCCTGCGCTTACCCCTCGGAGGGCTTGCGACGCATCCTCGCGCTGCTGCCGCAGGATCTGCCCATCCATCACTTCGGCGATACGGACCCTGCCGGATACCAGATCCTCTCACGTCTCCGCCGCGTTGCGGGCAGGCCGGTGACCGCATTCCTGATGCACCGCCGCGAGGCCTCGAAGCCGGTGCCGCTCACCGACTACGACCGGGCCATCCTCCCCGCGCTGCTTGCCGATCCCCTGCTGGAAGACGTGCGCCCGTCCCTTGAAGCCATCGCCACCAGCGGGGACAAGGGCGACTTCGAGCAAGAGACGCTCGGCAAGCCGGATCTCGAAGAATGGCCATTTCACCGCTCGCATCCCGCCGCACCGGCGTCGCCATGA
- a CDS encoding cytochrome P450 → MKPPVVDSPRHWLLGSAYYLRYDPQRWVPEWARRYNGLFMVQVPFVGEAAVVTSPELARRILVTKASCYQKKSRSYGVLRILMGDGLVTSEGALWKTQRKLVQPAFHPKRLDAIFSMKVDRTLHMLDELDEAGGSDTVVDLVQPLSRLTLDIISRAMFSSDSQGMARDVSDHIATLNEWALRALRHPWMLLLPRKLPLPFFSDMQRSLAELERIVHDLIRERREHPGDHDDLLSMLLAACEEDSGRGMSDAQLRDEVMTMYVAGHETTANAMAWILYLVSSHPEIEKRLHDEIDAHFPEGELRLEDLASFPYVRQVIDESLRLYPTIWSVGRCCTEAHELGGYHIAEGTNVLIPTFHFHWNEEAWENPRDFDPDRFSPERRPPPDSPHYFPFGAGPRGCVGNHFALQELMIMTILFHRRFRFRVEEGFKVEGEFLITLRPKHGMRMVVSKRTPQAPMARSKAAAPLTCPYSGGTLG, encoded by the coding sequence ATGAAACCGCCCGTCGTCGATTCACCGCGCCACTGGCTGCTCGGCAGCGCCTACTACCTCCGCTACGATCCCCAGCGCTGGGTACCGGAGTGGGCGCGGCGCTACAACGGGCTCTTCATGGTACAAGTGCCCTTCGTGGGCGAAGCCGCGGTGGTCACATCGCCGGAGCTGGCGCGCCGCATCCTCGTCACCAAGGCCTCCTGCTATCAGAAGAAAAGCCGATCCTACGGGGTGCTGCGCATCCTCATGGGTGACGGACTCGTGACCAGCGAGGGCGCGCTCTGGAAGACGCAGCGCAAGCTGGTGCAGCCCGCATTCCACCCGAAGCGGCTGGACGCAATCTTCTCCATGAAGGTGGACCGCACGCTGCACATGCTCGACGAACTCGACGAGGCAGGCGGGTCGGACACCGTGGTGGATCTTGTGCAGCCGCTTTCCCGCCTGACGCTCGACATCATCTCGCGTGCGATGTTCAGCAGTGACTCGCAGGGCATGGCGCGCGACGTGAGCGACCACATCGCCACGCTCAATGAATGGGCCCTGCGCGCGCTGCGTCACCCGTGGATGCTCCTGCTGCCGCGGAAGCTCCCCCTGCCCTTCTTCTCGGACATGCAGCGTTCGCTGGCCGAGCTGGAACGCATCGTCCACGACCTGATCCGCGAGCGCCGCGAGCACCCGGGCGATCATGATGACCTGCTCTCGATGCTCCTCGCCGCCTGCGAGGAAGACAGCGGACGCGGCATGAGCGATGCCCAGCTCCGTGACGAGGTGATGACGATGTATGTGGCGGGCCACGAAACCACCGCGAATGCGATGGCATGGATCCTCTATCTCGTCTCATCCCACCCGGAGATCGAGAAGCGGCTGCACGACGAGATCGATGCGCATTTCCCGGAAGGCGAACTGCGCCTTGAGGACCTTGCATCCTTCCCCTACGTGCGGCAGGTGATCGATGAATCGCTGCGCCTCTACCCGACGATCTGGAGCGTGGGCCGCTGCTGCACGGAGGCGCATGAACTCGGCGGCTATCACATTGCCGAAGGGACGAACGTGCTGATCCCCACCTTCCACTTCCACTGGAACGAGGAGGCATGGGAAAATCCCCGCGACTTCGATCCCGACCGCTTTTCGCCGGAGCGCCGCCCGCCTCCGGACAGCCCGCACTACTTCCCCTTTGGCGCGGGCCCGCGCGGTTGCGTGGGGAATCACTTCGCGCTGCAGGAGCTGATGATCATGACGATCCTCTTTCACCGCCGCTTCCGCTTCCGCGTGGAAGAGGGCTTCAAGGTGGAGGGCGAATTCCTCATCACCCTGCGGCCGAAGCACGGCATGCGAATGGTCGTCAGCAAGCGCACGCCGCAGGCACCCATGGCACGCTCCAAAGCCGCGGCCCCCCTCACCTGTCCCTACTCCGGCGGCACGCTGGGATGA
- a CDS encoding MFS transporter, which yields MMTETRHATSFASARVKTLVVVMFCYLFYYTGRQNFGFAIPGMAEEFGLTKAQLGWCSTALLWSYAIGQAINGQLADRFGGRSLMTLGGLLSFVMNWITSFAGGLAGVLVPWAGNGFVQSMGWAPGSRILSNWWDRGHRGRVFGFYTFAAGMSSVVTYCLAAVAVDHGWRWIFRGPVFLMLVGCAVFWLVIRERPSQAGFQDLLDEGDSAREQIHPERHLTWWERYKAGFACVPFLFGCAAIGFQNLARYGLLVWVPVHFLGEDWKDSPQKWVSVALPVGMAFGAISAGWISDRIFAGKRSTPVILFLGIAAICAGGMSMLDRTSMLALPLLFLTGFFVYGPQSAFWALCPDLLGKRLAGTGTGMMNFVAYLFAGLGEPLIGYLIESNDSTHMVFPVVAVACALGAILMSFIRKQA from the coding sequence ATGATGACCGAGACGAGACATGCCACCAGCTTCGCGAGCGCACGGGTGAAGACCCTCGTGGTCGTGATGTTCTGCTACCTCTTTTACTACACGGGGCGGCAAAATTTCGGATTCGCGATTCCCGGTATGGCGGAGGAATTCGGGCTCACGAAGGCGCAGCTCGGCTGGTGCAGCACGGCGCTGCTATGGTCCTATGCCATCGGGCAGGCGATCAATGGCCAGCTCGCGGACCGCTTCGGCGGACGCAGCCTCATGACATTGGGCGGCCTCCTTTCCTTCGTCATGAACTGGATCACCAGCTTCGCCGGAGGGCTCGCGGGCGTGCTGGTGCCGTGGGCGGGGAATGGCTTCGTGCAGTCGATGGGCTGGGCGCCGGGCAGCCGCATCCTGTCAAACTGGTGGGACCGCGGGCATCGCGGTCGCGTCTTCGGCTTCTACACCTTCGCGGCCGGGATGTCGTCGGTGGTCACCTACTGCCTCGCTGCCGTGGCGGTCGATCACGGCTGGCGCTGGATATTCCGCGGGCCGGTCTTCCTCATGCTCGTGGGCTGCGCGGTCTTCTGGCTGGTGATCCGCGAGCGGCCATCGCAGGCGGGCTTCCAGGACCTGCTGGATGAAGGCGACTCCGCCCGCGAGCAGATCCACCCGGAGCGGCATCTCACCTGGTGGGAACGCTACAAGGCGGGCTTCGCCTGCGTGCCCTTCCTCTTCGGCTGTGCGGCGATCGGCTTCCAGAATCTCGCGCGCTACGGACTGCTCGTCTGGGTGCCGGTCCACTTCCTCGGTGAGGATTGGAAGGACTCGCCGCAGAAGTGGGTATCCGTCGCGCTGCCCGTGGGCATGGCCTTCGGCGCGATCTCCGCCGGCTGGATCTCCGACCGCATCTTCGCCGGAAAGCGGTCCACGCCGGTCATCCTCTTCCTCGGCATCGCGGCGATCTGTGCGGGCGGCATGTCGATGCTCGACCGCACGTCGATGCTCGCGCTGCCGCTGCTTTTTCTAACAGGTTTCTTCGTCTATGGTCCGCAGTCCGCCTTCTGGGCGCTGTGCCCGGACCTGCTCGGCAAGCGCCTCGCGGGGACCGGCACGGGGATGATGAATTTCGTCGCCTATCTCTTTGCCGGTCTGGGCGAGCCGCTGATCGGCTACCTGATCGAGTCGAATGATTCGACGCACATGGTCTTCCCCGTGGTGGCCGTCGCCTGCGCGCTCGGCGCGATCCTGATGTCCTTCATCCGAAAACAAGCATGA
- a CDS encoding M16 family metallopeptidase, translated as MDYPATAADLHHLPNGLAVILDPDPAAPVVSAQVWVETGSLHEGVLLGSGVSHFLEHMVFKGGGRFGADELATSVQAAGGHWNAYTTFDRTVYYIDGPSSGLDTFLEVLAGMVFAPALPEEEFEKEKDVIRREIDMGLDDPDDVAGRLTFSTAFTADPRRHPVIGHRGLFDEITFAGLTGYHRSRYTPDRCCLCISGDFDADEVKARIAALYGSFARGSGAEPVVPQDAVQLGPRRGRATFAVPASKITIAWKIPPMGHPDVPAYDLAAAVLGRGRSARLYRHLREERGLALEISAWSWSQAGREGLFAISAEAEPEKSDELIAAIMSMLAEFPSTALDDDLAKARRQIAASQFKTLTTASGRATDLASNWHEARDLDFTRRYLAALNATTAADVRRAMARLTEDQMSLSILDPEDAPAPATLKRASRVRPEPECVTLPNGATIALLPDARVPLFTAQVAVRAGLVSEIPENAGLNTLFASTLPQGTVRRSAAELAGLLESHGATLGAASGNNALLAQLSGLSPDLSTLLPLLTEVMVEPAFHGDSIEREKASQMASLRESLEDPLSTAFRLARAHLFGGIGYGLPSLGTEASLAGLDRIALSAHHSRHFQGSNTVVALAGDFDVVHAREVLAEGIGRLPAGTPWLPPAATVQADFEIDAFLPKKQAVLALAYPGCSALAPERFALRMIQEWCSDMAGPLFVRIREELGLAYQVGATQFHGHDAGFFGFYLATDPSQVDLAQRELASEIAKISEDGIPVEAFERVRATVLSSLALGLQSPGSIARLSAIDVLFGLPVTHHREVAGIFQTITPEEVKAAAAVLLGAKPVTARVLPRD; from the coding sequence ATGGACTACCCTGCAACTGCCGCCGACCTCCACCACCTGCCGAACGGCCTCGCCGTCATCCTCGATCCCGATCCGGCGGCCCCGGTCGTGAGCGCCCAGGTATGGGTGGAAACGGGCAGCCTGCACGAAGGCGTCCTGCTCGGCTCGGGAGTCTCGCATTTCCTCGAGCACATGGTCTTCAAGGGCGGTGGACGCTTCGGCGCGGACGAGCTGGCCACCTCCGTGCAGGCCGCGGGTGGGCACTGGAATGCCTACACCACCTTCGACCGCACGGTGTATTACATCGATGGACCATCAAGCGGCCTTGATACTTTCCTCGAAGTGCTTGCCGGGATGGTCTTCGCGCCAGCCCTGCCGGAGGAGGAATTCGAGAAGGAGAAGGACGTCATCCGCCGTGAGATCGACATGGGGCTGGACGATCCCGATGACGTGGCGGGACGGCTGACATTTTCCACGGCCTTCACGGCGGACCCTCGGCGGCACCCGGTGATCGGGCATCGCGGGCTTTTCGACGAGATCACCTTCGCCGGGCTGACCGGCTACCATCGCTCGCGATACACGCCGGACCGCTGCTGCCTGTGCATCTCGGGGGACTTCGATGCGGACGAGGTGAAGGCGCGCATCGCCGCGCTCTACGGCAGCTTCGCCCGGGGCAGCGGCGCGGAGCCGGTGGTGCCGCAGGATGCGGTGCAGCTCGGGCCGCGTCGTGGCCGCGCGACCTTCGCCGTGCCGGCGAGCAAGATCACCATCGCGTGGAAGATCCCGCCGATGGGGCACCCGGACGTGCCCGCCTATGACCTCGCCGCGGCAGTGCTGGGGCGGGGGCGTTCGGCACGGCTGTATCGTCACTTGCGCGAGGAGCGCGGGCTGGCTCTGGAGATCTCCGCGTGGTCGTGGAGCCAGGCCGGCCGCGAAGGGCTCTTCGCGATTTCCGCGGAAGCGGAGCCGGAGAAGAGCGACGAACTGATCGCCGCGATCATGAGCATGCTCGCGGAATTCCCCAGCACGGCGCTCGATGACGATCTCGCCAAGGCGCGCCGCCAGATCGCGGCCAGCCAGTTCAAGACGCTCACCACCGCGTCCGGCCGCGCGACCGACCTCGCGTCGAATTGGCACGAGGCGCGCGATCTCGACTTCACCCGCCGCTACCTCGCCGCGCTGAATGCCACCACGGCAGCCGATGTCCGCCGTGCGATGGCTCGCCTGACGGAGGACCAGATGAGCCTTTCCATCCTCGATCCCGAGGACGCCCCGGCACCTGCCACGCTGAAGCGCGCCTCGCGGGTGCGCCCGGAGCCGGAGTGCGTGACGCTGCCGAATGGCGCGACCATCGCGCTGCTGCCGGATGCGCGGGTGCCGCTCTTCACCGCGCAGGTCGCGGTGCGCGCCGGCCTAGTCTCGGAGATCCCGGAGAATGCGGGGCTGAATACGCTCTTTGCCTCCACGCTGCCGCAGGGCACGGTGCGACGCAGCGCCGCGGAGCTGGCGGGCCTGCTGGAGTCGCATGGCGCGACGCTCGGTGCCGCCTCCGGGAACAATGCGCTGCTCGCCCAGCTCTCCGGCCTCTCGCCGGATCTCTCCACGCTGCTCCCGCTGCTGACGGAGGTGATGGTGGAGCCCGCCTTCCACGGCGACTCCATCGAGCGGGAAAAGGCGAGCCAGATGGCATCGCTGCGCGAGTCGCTGGAGGACCCGCTTTCCACCGCGTTTCGTCTGGCGCGGGCACATCTTTTCGGCGGTATTGGCTACGGCCTGCCGTCGCTCGGCACGGAGGCTTCGCTGGCGGGGCTGGATCGCATCGCGCTCTCCGCACATCACTCGCGGCACTTCCAGGGTAGCAATACCGTGGTGGCGCTCGCGGGGGACTTCGACGTGGTGCATGCGCGCGAGGTGCTGGCGGAGGGGATCGGCCGCCTGCCTGCGGGCACGCCGTGGCTTCCACCGGCGGCGACGGTGCAGGCGGATTTCGAGATCGATGCCTTCCTTCCGAAGAAGCAGGCCGTGCTTGCCCTGGCGTATCCCGGTTGCTCGGCCCTCGCGCCGGAGCGCTTCGCCCTGCGGATGATCCAGGAGTGGTGCTCGGACATGGCCGGCCCGCTCTTCGTCCGCATCCGCGAGGAGCTGGGGCTGGCGTATCAGGTCGGCGCGACGCAGTTCCACGGTCACGATGCCGGGTTTTTCGGCTTCTACCTGGCGACGGATCCTTCGCAGGTGGATCTGGCGCAGCGTGAACTCGCCTCGGAAATCGCGAAGATCTCCGAGGACGGCATCCCCGTGGAGGCCTTCGAGCGGGTGCGCGCGACCGTGCTCTCCAGCCTCGCGCTGGGACTGCAATCGCCCGGCTCGATAGCGCGCCTCTCGGCCATCGACGTGCTCTTCGGCCTGCCCGTCACGCACCATCGCGAGGTCGCCGGCATCTTCCAGACGATCACGCCGGAAGAGGTGAAGGCGGCGGCCGCGGTGCTGCTCGGGGCGAAGCCGGTCACGGCGCGCGTGCTGCCGAGGGACTGA
- a CDS encoding class I SAM-dependent rRNA methyltransferase yields the protein MPTVRLKYFSYHPAIWPRMIGEVTRDAKPGSLVQVLDKEGKPFGSAFWNPKAGMPLRVFAHGSEPVDESFFLGAIQRAASLRREVMKLDETTDAYRAIHADADQMPGLVADKFGKVMSLEVTNLAAYQRLDAWVPALHEAFGTEKAHIRVDPDLARIEGIPSLTHSLSEKLRPLKIREHGVTFEVDPSGGHKTGFFCDQRENRKKFGELAAGRSVLDLCCYTGGFSVSAALAGAEDVTAVDLDENAIEMAKRNGNINQKRIKFTHGDAFTWARTMIENGRQWDLVIADPPKFIHGKEDQLGHNKYHDLNKLALQLVKPGGLFVTCSCSGMLTADEFEKIVVSASHRQDRRLQIFDRTGAGPDHPTLSNYPESRYLKLLWCRVIG from the coding sequence GTGCCGACCGTCCGCCTCAAGTACTTCTCCTACCACCCTGCCATCTGGCCCCGCATGATCGGGGAAGTGACGCGCGATGCCAAGCCGGGCTCGCTCGTCCAGGTGCTCGACAAGGAGGGCAAGCCCTTCGGCAGCGCCTTCTGGAATCCGAAGGCAGGCATGCCGCTGCGCGTCTTCGCCCATGGCAGCGAGCCGGTGGACGAGAGCTTTTTCCTCGGCGCGATCCAGCGTGCCGCCTCGCTGCGCCGCGAGGTGATGAAGCTGGATGAAACGACCGACGCCTACCGCGCGATCCACGCCGATGCCGACCAGATGCCCGGCCTCGTCGCGGACAAGTTCGGCAAGGTGATGTCGCTGGAGGTGACGAATCTCGCCGCCTACCAGCGCCTCGACGCGTGGGTGCCCGCGCTTCACGAGGCCTTTGGCACGGAGAAGGCGCACATCCGCGTCGATCCGGACCTCGCGCGCATCGAGGGCATTCCCTCGCTCACGCACTCTCTTTCCGAAAAGCTGCGCCCGCTGAAAATCCGCGAGCACGGCGTGACCTTCGAGGTCGATCCCTCGGGCGGACACAAGACCGGCTTCTTCTGCGACCAGCGGGAGAACCGGAAGAAATTCGGCGAACTCGCCGCAGGCCGCAGCGTGCTCGACCTGTGCTGCTACACCGGCGGCTTTTCCGTCAGCGCCGCGCTCGCCGGGGCCGAGGACGTGACCGCCGTGGACCTGGATGAAAACGCCATCGAGATGGCCAAGCGCAACGGCAACATCAACCAGAAGCGCATCAAATTCACCCACGGCGACGCCTTCACCTGGGCGCGCACGATGATCGAAAACGGCCGCCAATGGGACCTCGTCATCGCCGACCCGCCGAAATTCATCCACGGCAAGGAAGACCAGCTCGGCCACAACAAGTATCACGACCTGAACAAGCTCGCGCTGCAGCTCGTGAAGCCCGGCGGGCTCTTCGTCACCTGCTCGTGCTCCGGCATGCTCACCGCGGACGAATTCGAAAAGATCGTCGTCTCCGCCTCGCACCGCCAGGACCGCCGCCTCCAGATCTTCGACCGCACCGGCGCAGGCCCCGACCATCCCACCCTCTCGAACTACCCCGAGTCCCGCTACCTCAAGCTTCTCTGGTGCCGGGTGATCGGGTGA